From the genome of Plectropomus leopardus isolate mb chromosome 13, YSFRI_Pleo_2.0, whole genome shotgun sequence, one region includes:
- the LOC121952122 gene encoding major histocompatibility complex class I-related gene protein-like — protein sequence MPMRSDNRRRKMDRRQQNQLKLSPRLFYGDKMKTLLLLLLFCHVSSAAKHTLSYLLTASSAQPDFSFVGAVVVDGVVAGYCDSKKKVVEPKQEWMKRFNEDDPQHLEWHNRHCYELQPNFFKATIYNLKQRFNQTGGVHIFQRMSGCDWDDETNDVRGYSQYGYDGEDLISLDLKTLTWITTKPQALIFKTRWDTEKERIKVNMKYLKQIFPVWLRKYLAYSNGSVVRTEHLSVSLLQKTPSSPVSCHATGFYPDSAMMFWRKDEQEIHEGVDPREVLPNHDQTFQMSVDLDVSTIPPEAWSRYDCVFHLSGAEDVVTTLDKAAIRTNRKEPTSTTVFIIAAVVFVAVVLAAASTGFMVYRKKKADCPPCPPDNDSELSVKLNQDMKDGLD from the exons ATGCCGATGAGGTCTGATAACAGGCGGAGGAAAATGGACAGACGACAGCAGAACCAGCTCAAACTTTCACCCAGACTTTTTTATGGAGACAAGATGAAAACTTTACTGTTGTTGCTTCTGTTCTGTCACGTTTCATCAGCGG CGAAACACACCCTGAGTTACCTGCTGACTGCATCCTCTGCACAGCCGGACTTCAGCTTTGTCGGGGCTGTAGTGGTGGATGGCGTTGTGGCGGGTTACTGcgacagtaaaaaaaaggtaGTAGAGCCAAAACAGGAGTGGATGAAAAGATTCAATGAAGATGACCCTCAGCACTTAGAGTGGCACAATCGGCATTGTTACGAGTTACAGCCCAACTTCTTCAAAGCCACCATTTACAATCTGAAGCAGCGCTTCAACCAAACTGGAG GTGTCCACATCTTCCAGAGGATGAGTGGTTGTGATTGGGATGACGAAACTAATGACGTTAGAGGCTATAGCCAGTATGGTTATGATGGAGAAGACTTAATATCACTGGATCTGAAGACATTGACGTGGATCACTACGAAACCGCAGGCTTTAATTTTCAAAACGAGATGGGATACcgagaaagaaagaataaaagtcAACATGAAATACCTCAAGCAGATTTTTCCCGTGTGGCTGAGGAAGTATTTGGCCTACAGCAACGGCTCAGTGGTGAGAACAG AGCATCTTTCAGTGTCTCTCCTCCAGAAGACGCCGTCCTCTCCAGTCAGCTGCCACGCCACGGGTTTCTACCCCGACAGCGCCATGATGTTCTGGAGGAAAGATGAACAGGAGATTCATGAGGGCGTGGACCCCAGAGAGGTCCTCCCCAACCACGACCAAACCTTCCAGATGAGTGTTGACTTGGACGTTTCAACCATCCCACCTGAGGCCTGGAGCAGGTACGACTGCGTCTTTCACCTCTCTGGTGCCGAGGACGTCGTCACCACACTGGACAAAGCAGCGATCAGGACCAACAGAA AGGAGCCCACGAGCACGACCGTCTTCATCATTGCTGCAGTGGTTTTTGTTGCTGTCGTCCTCGCCGCTGCTTCCACTGGATTCATGGTTTACAGAAAGAAGAAAG CTGATTGCCCTCCATGTC CTCCTGACAACGACTCTGAGCTCTCTGTGAAACTGAATCAAGACATGAAAGATGGACTCGATTAG
- the radx gene encoding RPA-related protein RADX — protein MEDNSSSSSVVTGFSQTPFLQRTLERLSSSQSLKVNTEEAAAAAPVAVLALQRYLSEQTEGQQLSDSYSYDVTVTDGVWRAKCFLHPSLNHLVHTNILRTGIDVSITQCSFVYNERRLGHGYMCIEKLTCGAESSVLLTRMKDVSSLPLLVKHGMERSVLLQSDAPLQVSRKHYLSLWNNDDPEGDIWTSGCPSSDTVLDVSKITLLCSLESCFRKTWKPLPLLVKIIHKSRLRYYGKFGLKIDYPYQAYFEVADQSGTMSLVLWNELCPEFYQRLNVGTVLYIQDYTLKQSYSNRSHPQMDHHKMKTFNSVEICLNPRNPASVITVVSPKSVLPQWGLPEVSYQFTTRSELEKLSNNAACDVIGLVTFVGRVERVKSKGNKGPEKYWTYRWIHAVDGTSDHPFILEVFSSSQPEVFSRICPMTYLVCTQMRVCQVEGSLPYLTSSCETETFITGYHKGQPYVSDPRVKSFIQWTKTLKDNVVLRKTAVGGYYCYPRPPKTFSQSTADASAPLVAAADLKKELETLRYREHKNLAIQGQITAVCYIKNPRATGGRGEKEGPDASSSEQAAPDTHNEQTSAVNLRSASAEKISGNGRTRKIQTRKATQNSESTSAKRRHKDTEDGQEQEEKESESECEEAQDVECRFDQNQDSDVTSWESSSWPKQRQEVSEHLHQGGLYQDSVSQRFTFDEKNVLLQRSNLQPTRWTPEQSADTVPPVVCPGYYQVTILGINKQIAIDAAYFPVVSSDEPRAVGLPLDPHGNTMLSCMSSGFLCPLSDTASHNQSAHPEPEEVLATAGELEDTHVVCILDLCHLGGDKVEVLMSKMYRVTEVSQD, from the exons ATGGAGGATAACTCGTCTTCTTCCTCGGTGGTCACTGGTTTTTCTCAAACGCCTTTTCTCCAGAGGACGTTGGAGCGGCTATCCTCCTCACAGAGTCTGAAAGTAAACACAGAggaggcggcggcggcggctcCGGTGGCTGTCCTCGCGCTTCAGCGGTATCTGTCCGAGCAAACGGAGGGACAGCAGCTGTCCGACAGCTACAGCTACGATGTGACAGTCACAGACGGAGTGTGGAGAgccaaatgttttcttcaccCCAGTTTGAATCACCTGGTTCACACAAACATCCTGAGGACTGGGATCGACGTCAGCATCACGCAGTGCTCCTTTGTTTACAACGAGAGGAGACTGGGACACGGTTACATGTGTATAGAGAAGCTCACATGTGGTGCAGAGAGCTCTGTCCTCCTGACCCGGATGAAGGATGTCAGCTCGCTGCCCTTGCTGGTCAAACACGGCATGGAGAGGAGTGTGTTGCTGCAAAGTGATGCTCCCCTTCAGGTGAGCCGCAAACATTACCTGTCTCTGTGGAACAACGACGACCCAGAGGGAGACATCTGGACATCGGGGTGTCCTTCATCTGACACAGTGCTGGACG TGTCCAAGATTACTCTTCTTTGTAGTCTGGAGTCCTGCTTTAGGAAGACATGGAAACCTCTCCCTCTCCTCGTGAAGATAATACACAAATCCAGATTACGGTATTATGGGAAGTTTGGCCTCAAGATTGATTACCCCTACCAG GCATACTTTGAAGTTGCTGACCAGAGTGGAACAATGTCCCTCGTGCTTTGGAACGAACTTTGTCCAGAGTTTTACCAGAGACTGAACGTAGGCACCGTGTTGTACATCCAAGATTACACCTTGAAGCAGAGTTATTCAAATCGGTCACACCCGCAAATGGACCATCACAAAATGAAGACCTTTAACTCTGTAG AAATCTGCCTAAACCCTCGCAACCCTGCTTCTGTCATCACCGTGGTTTCACCAAAGAGTGTACTGCCTCAGTGGGGACTGCCGGAGGTTTCCTACCAGTTCACCACCAG GTCAGAGCTGGAAAAATTATCCAACAATGCTGCATGTGATGTCATTGGTTTGGTGACATTTGTTGGTCGTGTTGAAAGAGTCAAGAGCAAAGGGAACAAGG GTCCAGAAAAATACTGGACGTATCGCTGGATCCACGCTGTAGATGGAACATCCGACCATCCTTTCATCCTGGAGGTTTTTTCCTCCTCCCAACCAGAAGTCTTCAGTCGCATATGCCCGA TGACCTACCTGGTGTGCACTCAGATGAGAGTTTGTCAGGTGGAAGGCTCGCTCCCCTACCTCACAAGCAGCTGCGAGACAGAGACGTTCATCACAG GCTACCACAAAGGTCAGCCGTACGTGAGCGACCCCAGAGTGAAGAGCTTCATCCAGTGGACCAAAACTCTGAAGGACAACGTTGTGCTCCGGAAGACTGCTGTTGGTGGTTATTATTGCTACCCTCGTCCTCCAAAGACATTCAGCCAGTCGACTGCAGATGCCTCag CTCCTCTGGTGGCTGCAGCTGACTTGAAGAAGGAGTTAGAGACCCTGCGATATAGGGAGCATAAAAACCTTGCAATTCAAGGACAGATCACAGCAGTCTGCTACATAAAAAACCCAAGGGccacaggaggaagaggagaaaaagag GGACCAGATGCTTCTTCCAGTGAACAAGCTGCACCGGATACACACAATGAGCAGACTTCAGCAGTCAATTTAAGATCGGCCTCTGCTGAGAAAATCTCGGGAAATGGAAGGACAAGAAAAATTCAAACAAG GAAAGCCACGCAGAATTCTGAAAGCACGTCAGcaaaaag GAGACATAAAGACACAGAAGACGGACAAGagcaggaagagaaagagagcgagtcTGAATGTGAGGAGGCTCAGGATGTGGAATGCCGCTTCGATCAAAATCAAG ACTCTGACGTAACATCGTGGGAAAGCAGCAGTTGGCCAAAGCAAAGACAAGAAGTGTCTGAACACCTGCATCAAGGCGGTCTCTACCAGGACAGCGTGTCCCAGAGGTTCACGTTTGATGAAAAAAACGTCCTCCTGCAGCGGAGCAACCTTCAGCCAACTCGGTGGACGCCAGAGCAAAGCGCCGACACCGTCCCGCCTGTGGTCTGTCCGGGATACTACCAAGTCACAATATTAG GCATAAACAAGCAGATAGCCATTGATGCGGCATACTTTCCTGTTGTGAGCTCAGACGAGCCCAGGGCTGTAGGTCTGCCTCTGGATCCCCACGGCAACACGATGCTGTCCTGCATGTCGTCAGGCTTCCTCTGTCCCCTCAGTGACACTGCCAGCCACAACCAATCAGCACATCCTGAGCCAG aGGAGGTGTTGGCGACTGCCGGTGAACTGGAGGACACACACGTCGTGTGCATCTTGGACCTTTGCCATCTGGGTGGAGACAAAGTAGAGGTCCTGATGAGCAAGATGTACAGAGTGACGGAGGTTTCTCAGGATTAG